Proteins from one Candidatus Paracaedimonas acanthamoebae genomic window:
- a CDS encoding COX15/CtaA family protein encodes MKLLENNRLFALLLFIGSALIFVMVLLGGVTRLSGSGLSIVEWQLFQGIFPPLTQHDWMALFSQYQASPEYQKINFGMGLIEFKQIFWLEYIHRLWGRLIGLYFLFLIFYALRKKSLRSYVASLLALWVLGGIQGVVGWYMVKSGLVEDPYVSPYRLSMHLMLAILTYGWALNLGLKLWYARKGTWNYREITAVSFVLLTILFGGLVAGHKAGLIYNTFPLMGETWIPEELFFETPWWKDLIHNPVSIQFIHRLLAMITFIFLGYLALQRRGFYSVVFAIATLQAILGISTLLLHVPLFLAASHQAIAIVLLTSLWIAFYQRFDSRQVFSFKPFKKSTSCC; translated from the coding sequence TTGTGATGGTTCTCTTGGGAGGGGTGACACGTTTGTCAGGCTCGGGCCTTTCAATCGTTGAATGGCAACTCTTTCAAGGAATATTCCCTCCGTTAACGCAGCATGATTGGATGGCGCTGTTCTCTCAATACCAAGCTTCACCTGAGTATCAAAAAATTAATTTCGGAATGGGATTAATAGAATTTAAGCAGATTTTCTGGCTTGAATATATCCATAGATTGTGGGGACGCTTAATAGGTCTTTATTTTCTTTTCTTGATTTTTTATGCCCTAAGGAAAAAAAGTTTAAGATCTTATGTGGCGTCTCTTTTGGCTTTATGGGTGCTGGGGGGCATTCAAGGTGTGGTTGGATGGTATATGGTTAAGAGTGGACTCGTTGAAGATCCTTATGTAAGTCCTTATCGTCTTTCTATGCATTTGATGTTAGCTATTCTGACGTATGGCTGGGCTTTGAATTTAGGATTGAAGCTATGGTACGCGCGAAAAGGAACCTGGAATTATAGAGAAATCACAGCGGTAAGTTTTGTTTTGTTAACGATTCTATTTGGGGGGCTTGTCGCTGGCCATAAGGCAGGGCTTATTTATAACACATTCCCTTTGATGGGTGAGACGTGGATTCCTGAGGAGTTATTTTTTGAAACGCCTTGGTGGAAAGATCTTATTCATAACCCTGTCAGTATCCAATTTATTCATCGTCTTTTAGCGATGATAACTTTCATATTTTTAGGTTATCTTGCCCTACAAAGGCGAGGCTTTTATAGTGTTGTCTTTGCAATTGCAACCCTGCAGGCAATTTTGGGAATTTCCACACTTTTATTGCACGTTCCTCTTTTCTTAGCTGCGTCACATCAAGCCATCGCCATTGTTTTATTAACAAGCCTTTGGATTGCTTTCTATCAACGCTTTGATTCCAGGCAGGTCTTTTCCTTCAAGCCATTCAAGAAAAGCACCTCCTGCTGTTGA